One window of the Eucalyptus grandis isolate ANBG69807.140 chromosome 6, ASM1654582v1, whole genome shotgun sequence genome contains the following:
- the LOC120294413 gene encoding defensin-like protein 19, with translation MAKLTSNQLAYSLYLLSIFSLLISTEMAMVEGKLCERRSKTWSGFCGNSGNCDRQCKNWEGARSGACHAQSLGLACFCYFNCRSRGLSGYRLLQLLIKQITVTNFELNNLY, from the exons ATGGCTAAGCTTACAAGCAATCAGCTCGCTTATTCTTTGTACCTGCTCTCCATCTTTTCCCTCCTCATTTCGACGG AGATGGCCATGGTGGAGGGGAAATTATGCGAGAGGCGAAGCAAAACGTGGTCAGGGTTTTGCGGGAATTCTGGCAACTGTGACCGCCAGTGTAAGAACTGGGAAGGTGCGAGGAGCGGAGCGTGCCATGCTCAGTCCCTAGGATTGGCATGCTTTTGTTACTTCAATTGCCGATCAAGAGGATTATCGGG ATATAGATTACTTCAACTGTTGATCAAGCAGATTACCGTGACCAATTTCGAGCTTAATAATCTGTATTAG